The proteins below come from a single Larimichthys crocea isolate SSNF chromosome II, L_crocea_2.0, whole genome shotgun sequence genomic window:
- the exosc8 gene encoding exosome complex component RRP43 has product MAAGFKTAEPLEYHRSFLKENCRPDGRELTEFRTTTLNIGSISTADGSALVKVGNTTVICGIKAELTNPTVEAPGKGYIVPNVDLPPLCSSRFRPGPPGEQAQAASQFIADVIESSELIQTEDLCIDRGKLCWVLYCDLMCLDYDGNVLDACVIALLAALKNTQLPEVTINTETCSPQVDLEKRRGLHIHKHPVSASLCVFDDSILITDPTAEEESLTSSQLTVVTDEEGRLCAMHKPGGTSMSAEKLQECISRATARQQEIQKLIDKVIHSVKAAQ; this is encoded by the exons ATGGCGGCCGGTTTCAA GACTGCCGAGCCTCTGGAGTACCACAGGAGCTTTCTG AAAGAAAACTGTCGACCTGATGGACGCGAGCTGACGGAGTTCAGGACCACGACACTGAACATAG GCTCCATATCCACAGCAGATGGCTCAGCTCTGGTGAAGGTTGGAAACACCACGGTCATCTGTGGCATCAAAGCG GAGCTGACTAACCCCACAGTGGAGGCTCCTGGAAAAGGTTACATCG TGCCCAACGTGGACCTGCCGCCTCTGTGTTCGTCTCGGTTCCGGCCGGGCCCGCCGGGAGAACAGGCACAGGCTGCCAGCCAGTTCATCGCTGACGTCATTGAAAG CTCTGAACTGATCCAAACAGAGGACCTGTGCATCGACAGAGGAAAG CTCTGCTGGGTGCTTTACTGCGACTTGATGTGTCTTGACTACGATGGGAACGTGTTGGACGCGTGTGTCATCGCCCTGCTGGCTGCCCTGAAGAACA CACAGCTGCCAGAGGTCACCATCAACACAGAGACGTGTTCGCCACAGGTGGATCTAGAAAAGAGACGCGGGCTGCACATTCACAAACATCCGGTCAGCGCTTCTCTTTGCGTCTTCGATGA CTCCATACTGATCACAGACCCcacagctgaggaggagagcCTGACGAGCTCTCAGCTCACCGTGGTGACGGATGAGGAAGGACGACTCTGCGCTATGCACAAACCAG GCGGGACGTCGATGTCTGCAGAGAAGCTGCAGGAGTGTATCAGCAGAGCAACGGCGCGACAGCAAGAGATCCAGAAACTCATCGACAAAGTCATACACAGCGTGAAGGCGGCACAATAA
- the smad9 gene encoding mothers against decapentaplegic homolog 9 has translation MNSSASITSLFSFTSPAVKRLLGWKQGDEEEKWAEKAVDSLVKKLKKKKGAMEELERALSCPGQPSKCVTIPRSLDGRLQVSHRKGLPHVIYCRVWRWPDLQSHHELKALECCEFPFGSKQKDICVNPYHYRRVETPVLPPVLVPRHSEFNPQHSLLAKFRNASLHNEPLMPQNATYPDSFPPLPCTSFSSSPSSSLAQSPTSQSYPNSPNSSAEPGSPYHITAETPPPPYSMMESSPPEDVKPSNSTETIKLTFSAPHRDLRPVCYEEPEYWCSVAYYELNNRVGETFHASSRSVLVDGFTDPSNNKNRFCLGLLSNVNRNSTIEHTRRHIGKGLHLYYVGGEVYAECLSDSSIFVQSRNCNFQHGFHATTVCKIPSGCSLKIFNNQLFAQLLAQSVNHGFEVVYELTKMCTIRMSFVKGWGAEYHRQDVTSTPCWIEVHLHGPLQWLDKVLTQMGSPHNPISSVS, from the exons ATGAACTCCTCTGCCTCCATTACATCCCTATTCTCCTTCACCAGCCCAGCGGTTAAGCGACTGCTCGGCTGGAAGcaaggagatgaggaggagaagtggGCAGAAAAGGCTGTGGACTCTCTAGTGAAGaaactaaagaagaagaaaggggcaatggaggagctggagagagcCCTCAGCTGCCCCGGGCAGCCCA GTAAGTGCGTGACAATTCCTCGGTCCCTGGACGGCAGGTTGCAGGTGTCCCACAGGAAGGGCCTGCCCCATGTCATCTACTGCAGAGTGTGGCGCTGGCCCGACCTGCAGTCCCACCACGAGCTCAAAGCCCTGGAGTGTTGCGAGTTCCCCTTCGGCTCCAAGCAAAAAGACATCTGTGTCAACCCTTACCACTACAGGCGCGTGGAGACTCCAG tGCTGCCACCAGTCCTGGTCCCACGCCACAGCGAGTTCAACCCTCAGCACAGCTTACTGGCAAAGTTCAGGAACGCCTCCCTGCACAACGAGCCCCTGATGCCCCAGAACGCCACCTACCCAGACTCCTTCCCTCCGCTGCCCTGCACCTCCTTCtcatcctccccttcctcctctctcgccCAGTCTCCCACCTCACAGAGTTACCCCAACTCCCCCAACAGCTCTGCAGAGCCCGGCAGTCCGTATCACATCACAG CTGAGACTCCCCCACCTCCATACAGCATGATGGAGAGTAGCCCTCCAGAGGATGTGAAGCCCAGCAACTCAACAGAAACCATCAAACTCACATTTTCAGCTCCGCACAGAG ATTTACGGCCCGTATGTTATGAGGAGCCGGAGTACTGGTGTTCGGTAGCCTACTACGAGCTCAACAACCGAGTCGGGGAGACTTTCCACGCGTCATCCCGTAGCGTCTTGGTGGACGGCTTCACAGACCCGTCCAACAACAAGAACCGCTTCTGCCTTGGCCTGCTGTCCAACGTCAACCGCAACTCCACCATCGAACACACGCGCAGGCACATAGGCAAAG GGTTACACCTATACTATGTAGGCGGCGAGGTGTACGCAGAGTGCCTGAGCGACAGCAGCATCTTTGTCCAGAGCCGTAACTGTAACTTCCAGCACGGCTTCCACGCCACCACCGTGTGCAAGATCCCCAGCGGCTGCAGCCTTAAGATCTTTAACAACCAGCTGTTTGCCCAGCTGCTCGCCCAGTCGGTTAACCACGGCTTTGAGGTCGTCTATGAGCTCACTAAGATGTGTACCATCCGCATGAGCTTTGTTAAG GGTTGGGGTGCTGAATACCATCGTCAAGATGTGACTAGCACCCCCTGCTGGATCGAGGTACATCTGCATGGGCCCCTGCAGTGGCTGGACAAGGTCCTCACACAGATGGGCTCCCCACACAACCCCATTTCTTCAGTGTCATAA
- the alg5 gene encoding dolichyl-phosphate beta-glucosyltransferase → MDCLCEVVQALVALAALGLIVLLIIAHVTAKMVDLTRHEKERYFVTAAGEKELFPSLHDPHSRELSVVIPAYNEEFRMPVMLDEAMDYLENRQKLNPSFTYEVIVVDDGSKDKTTEVAMRYSRKYGADKMRVLTLVKNRGKGGAVRMGTMSSRGRVILMADADGATKFSDIDKVEAGLNELSPKPENMAISCGSRAHLEQESVAQRSVFRTFLMYGFHFLVWFFCVRGIKDTQCGFKLFTREAALKTFSSLHVERWAFDVELLYIAQCFKIPIAEVAVNWTEIEGSKLIPFWSWLQMGIDLIFIRLRYITGAWKLQSTLKTD, encoded by the exons ATGGACTGTCTCTGTGAAGTGGTTCAAGCTCTGGTCGCTTTGGCAGCTCTGGGTCTGATCGTG CTGCTCATAATCGCACACGTCACCGCCAAGATGGTGGACCTGACACGTCATGAGAAGGAGAGATACTTCGTCACGGCGGCGGGAGAGAAGGAGCTCTTCCCCAGCCTGCATGATCCCCATTCCAGGGAGCTCTCCGTGGTGATCCCGGCCTACAACGAGGAGTTCCGGA TGCCTGTGATGTTGGATGAAGCTATGGACTACTTAGAAAACAGACAG AAACTAAACCCCTCTTTTACCTATGAAGTCATCGTGGTTGATGATGGCAGCAAAGACAAAACCACAGAG GTTGCCATGCGATACAGCAGGAAGTACGGTGCAGATAAAATGCGGGTCCTGACGCTGGTGAAGAACAGGGGCAAAGGAGGAGCGGTGCGGATG GGAACCATGAGTTCCAGAGGGAGAGTCATCCTGATGGCAGATGCTGACGGAGCCACAAAGTTTTCTGACATCGACAAAGTGGAGGCTGGACTTAATGAACTCAGCCCTAAACCG GAGAACATGGCCATTTCCTGTGGTTCCAGAGCTCACCTGGAGCAGGAGTCAGTAGCTCAG CGATCTGTGTTCCGTACGTTCCTCATGTATGGCTTCCACTTCCTGGTGTGGTTCTTCTGTGTGAGAGGGATCAAGGACACGCAGTGCGGCTTCAAGCTCTTCACGCGCGAGGCTGCGCTCAAgaccttctcctctctccacgTGGAGCGATG ggCCTTTGATGTGGAGCTCCTGTATATCGCCCAGTGTTTTAAAATCCCCATAGCAGAGGTGGCGGTCAACTGGACTGAAATAGAAG GGTCCAAGCTGATCCCATTCTGGAGCTGGCTGCAGATGGGAATAGACCTGATTTTCATTCGCCTGCGTTACATCACCGGAGCCTGGAAGCTGCAGTCAACGCTCAAGACTGACTAG
- the rfxap gene encoding regulatory factor X-associated protein — MSEEDGSASANKDRDSTLLLTKDGQRYYVSKSGVLDSRNVITPHEPENNVSSSNDMDDQDEESDVLDTSDPRDSAASPEELNDEEASEGDNAPKQCTYEGCTETTTQVAKQRKPWMCKKHRNKMYKDKYKKKKSDQAMSSGKLDENSEERPVSVNKQRLGAMGDRPARPSLIEQVLNQKRLSLLRSPEVISFLQQQQQLLATQGRSQSQQQFQGC; from the exons ATGAGCGAAGAAGACGGCTCAGCCTCCGCAAACAAAGACCGAGACTCGACCCTGTTGCTCACCAAGGACGGACAGAGGTACTACGTGAGTAAGAGCGGAGTGCTGGACAGCAGAAATGTGATAACGCCGCACGAACCGGAGAACAACGTGTCCTCCTCCAACGACATGGACGACCAGGACGAGGAGAGCGACGTCCTGGACACGTCGGATCCCAGAGACAGCGCCGCCAGCCCGGAGGAGCTCAACGACGAGGAGGCGTCGGAGGGCGACAACGCCCCCAAACAGTGCACCTATGAGGGCTGCACGGAGACCACGACGCAGGTGGCCAAGCAGAGGAAACCGTGGATGTGTAAGAAACACCGCAACAAGATGTACAAAGACaaatacaagaagaagaagagcgacCAGGCCATGTCCAGTGGCAAACTTGAT GAAAACTCCGAGGAGCGGCCTGTGTCTGTGAACAAACAGCGTCTGGGTGCCATGGGAGACCGGCCAGCCAGACCCTCCCTCATCGAGCAGGTCCTCAACCAGAAAAGACTG TCACTGCTTAGAAGTCCAGAGGTGATCagcttcctgcagcagcagcagcagctcctggcCACACAGGGCCGTagccaatcacagcagcagTTCCAGGGCTGCTGA